The genomic region GCTATGAAACCGGCACTTACGTGCGTCCCGCGCTGGTACTGGCCGAAAATCACTACCACACGGTGCAGGAGGAAACCTTCGCCCCGATTCTCTACTTAATCCGATATAGCGGCGACGTGCAAGAGGCCATTGCCCTGCAAAACGGTGTGCGGCAGGGCCTGTCGTCCAGCATCTTCACCCTGAACCTGCGCGAGGCCGAAGCCTTCCTGGCTAGCACTGGCTCCGACTGCGGCATTGCCAATGTGAATATTGGCACCTCAGGCGCCGAAATAGGCGGGGCCTTTGGCGGCGAAAAAGACACCGGCGGTGGCCGCGAGTCTGGCTCCGATGCCTGGAAGGCGTATATGCGCCGCCAGACCAATACCATCAACTACTCTCGCGAGCTGCCGCTGGCGCAAGGCATCCGGTTTGACGTATAGCGCAGGGTAGGGGTGGCTGCAGCCGCCCGTAGCCGGGCGCAGTGGATTGTGAAATTAGAAAAGGAGCGTGTTGTGAGCTATACCATAGTGTAGCTCACAACACGCTCCTCTTTTTGTGTTTAATACAAAAGACAGGGTTACTCTCGTTGTGTATTCAGCTGGTATTTTGCCTGCCAGCAGCAAAATACCAGCCCTTGCAACCTTCCTCCTCAATCACTTGTCTTTCTCCCGCTTACCTGCTGAAACTAGCAGCTTAGCCCAGAATTTCGGATATTGGACAGCTAACCTGATTCCGAAACCCTGAAACGCCTTTTGCATGGAAGCTTTCGCGTATACCGATATCAATGCCCCGCTCGTAGAACGCTGCCGCCTTGGCGACCGGCGTGCGCAGGCGGAGATTTATAAACGCTACTCGAAAGCCATGTTCAATGCTTCCCTGCGCATCACCGGCGACTTTGCTGAGGCTGAGGATGTGTTGCAGGAAGCGTTTCTAAGCGCGTTTCGGGAGTTGCACAGCTACAAAGGCGATTCGTCGTTTGGCTCCTGGCTGAAGCGCATCGTCATCAACAAAAGTATCAACTGCCTACGCAACCGTCGGCTGCAAGTGGTGCCTTTAGCAGAGCAGCACGACGCGGCCGGCGCCGATGCCGACGACTACTTCTCGGAGGCCGATGCGCGGGAGCTGCACTGGCGGGCCGACGTAGTACGCCGCTGCGTGCAGGAACTTCCCGACGGGTATCGGGTTGTACTCTCGCTCTACTTGCTCGAAGGCTACGACCACGCCGAAATAGCTGGCATTCTCGATATCACCGAATCAACTTCCAAATCACAGTATAGCCGGGCGCGTAAGAAGCTGCTCGAACTTGCCCGGCAGCACGGATTGTAAAACCCCCGCGGCCCCAGACGCGTTATTCCACCACCCATCATATACACTGCAAGCAGTTGACCGTGGCCAGATGCGGCTGTGTGTATCTCTATTGAGTATGAACAAGAACCCTAACGGATTAGAGGCTTTCGTGGAGCTGCATCGCGCTGACTTCGACGCATTTGAGCCCCGCCCCGACTTATGGGACGACTTAGAACAAGCCCTGGATGCTCCGGCAACTCCAGCGCCTGCTCCCCTGCGTATTGCAACCGATGAGGCTCTGGCGCAACCAGTAGCTGCTGCCATCGACACTCCAATAGCCGAAACGCCTCCTATGCGCCGTCGCTATGCATGGGCTGCTGCCTGTGCCGCTCTATTGCTGGCTGGCAGCGGTTATTTTTGGAAAACAACAACCCAAAATAACTTCGCTTGGGCCACTCCACCCGCGGCTACCAGTGCCCCATCAGCAGCTCCCGATTTGTCGCTCCACATGGGCATCGAGCCAATGGCCGTAGAAGCTTCCAACGCGCCTGCCCAACGCCTAGCTACGGCCGTGCAGCGAATGGAAGCCTACTATGCTACGCAGATCCAGGAGCGTCAGGGTGACTTACATGAATTAGAAGCCGCCACCGCCGCTACCCCCGATGCCGACTGGCGCCAGGAGTTGACCGCGCTGGACTCTACCTACCGCCAGCTACGTGTGGAGCTGTACCGTAACCCCGAGCCCGACGTAGTGCTGGATGCCATGAACCGCAACCTGCAAATCCGGCTGGATATTCTCAATCAGCAGTTGCGCACCCACGAGCAGGTACAGGCCTACGAAGAGCCGTTTGCGCTGGCCGATAATCACCGTCGCAAATGAGCGGTTGGCAATTTACACAGGCGGCCTGGGGTAGGGCACTGCTTACCTCACTTTTATGGGCAGGGGCCTCTTTAGCCTACGCCCAAACGGCTGCCCCCGCAGAAACATCGGGTGAGTTTTACAGGCAGCCAGCAGCTGCTGAAGCTGCCACAGCACTCCCTCAGCAAACGGCTCCTACCCAAGGAACCACTACCCCGGCCCAAGGCGAGGCCCCAGCCCAGGGCGAAACGCCGGCGCAGGACCCCGGCGCTATTGCCGTGGAAAAGTCGCGCAAGCTGAGCCGCACGTTTGCAGCCGTGCCAGGCAAAAGCTACATGCTGGAAACTCGCTATGGGCGCGTACAAATCAACACGTGGAGCCGCAAGGAAATCCGAACGGATGTAGAAGTGCTCACGCGTGCCTCAACGGACGAGAAAGCCCAACAGCTGCAAGATATGATTCAGGTGCAGCTGCAAGAAAACGACCCCGCTACGGGGGGCGTCTCGGCTCGCTCGCGCTTCGGGCTGATGCCCAAGGAGTGCTGGAGCAAGCGCCGCATCTACGAAGTGAACTACACCATCTGGCTGCCCAAGAATACGCCGCTGAAGCTCCAGAATACCTTCGGTGAAATCAGCATCAACGGCGACCTGACGGGCAGCACCGACTTGGCCGTGCATTACGGGCAACTGCGCGCCGGGCGTTTAGATGGCGCACAAAATGCCGTACGCGTGAGCAACGGCCAGGCCACTGTGGCCTACGCCCGCGCCGCTACCATAGATGCCTGCTACTCCCGTCTGCGTCTGAGCGCTGGGCGAACCATCGAGCTGCGTAATAACTACTCGGATATCGACATGGGCACGGTGCAGGACCTGACAGTGCACAGCAAGTACGGCGACGTGGTGCTGGGGACCGTGCACAGCCTCAGTGGCTCATCGGGCTTCTCCAAGTTCAGCATCGACAAGCTTGACAACAAGTTGGATATGAAAGTGCAGTATTGCCCGGCTTTTGAAGTGCGCAATACGGGCAAGAACTTCCGCCAAATCAACCTCGATGGCGGCTACAGCACCTTTCTGCTCAACTTCGCCGCCGATGCCGGATTTTACTTTGATGTAAACACCGACCACGGCAAGCTATTAGTCGATAAAGACATGGTGAAAGTGGCTTCCGAGGAGAGCAGCGAGGCTACTAGCGATATGCAAGGTAGTTTTGGGGTAGTGCAGGCGCGCAATGCCAGCAATGTGAACATCAAGGTACGTTACGGCAACGTCCGCTTCAACCGCTAGAGTAGCGTACCGAACTACGCGCTATGCATGGAAAAGGCCGGCTTAATAGCTGGCCTTTTTTTGTGCTCTGTATCGGGTAGTTCTCTGTGAGAGGATACGACGTGCAAGCACGTGCAGCTGGTAGTCCAGAAGTTCTCGGCGGCGAGCCAAGTAGTTTTCACTCTGCGCAAAAACGCTACCCTCGTTCCCTTAATCTCATACCAGGGTCAGCCGATGATAAAGAGCTGATGCAGTGGGTGAGATGAAGTAAGAGGAAGGCGGAGTGTCAGGGTAGGGGCTGGTTCGCGTATGGCTGATATATTGTGTCTCCGCACCGTGTACCGACTGACTATTATGAACCCTGCTCAGCAAACGTTTCAACGCAATATCTTGAGTCCGTGGAAGCTGCAGCTTTTTCTGCTGCGTAGCTTGCCGATGGCCTACCTGGCGGGGCTACGGGTGCGGAGCCTGACGGCGGAGCAGGCTACGGTTACGATACCATTCAAATACCTTACGCAGAATCCGTTTCGGAGCATCTACTTTGCCTGTCTGAGTATGGCGGCCGAGCTGGCTAGCGGAGTGCAGGCCATGCTGCACATCCAAGGTGCGGGTAGGGTGTCGATGCTGGTGGTGGGACTAGAGGCAGAATTCACGAAGAAGGCTACCGGTCTTATCACGTTCACTTGTTCCGATGGTGCGGCAATTGCCCAGGCTATTGCCGCTAGCCGCGCTACTAGCGAAGGCCGCACGGTAATATGTACCAGCACCGGCCGCGATGCTGTCGGCGACGTGGTAGCCGTGTTTCGGGTACAGTGGTCGTTCCGAGCGAAATAGCGATTTGCAAAAAATGTGGCGGTGGCAAACGATGCCGATAGTTTATGATGCCCTGCGAGGGTAGGAAGGGGTAGTAAAGCTGGGTGGATTCTACGTATTTGCCGCTTTCCACCTCTATTGGTCCCTATGCACTACCCACATTCCTACCTACTACTAGGCGCCTTGCTCAGCCTAGCTGCCTGTGAATCGAATAGCACCAAGCAGCCCGAAACCGCTGCCGCTACTACTACCACAACGGCCGCTGCCGACTCGAGCAAGTACCTGACACAGCCGCTGGTGCGCGACATCTACACGGCCGACCCCTCGGCGCACGTGTTCAACGGCAAAATCTACGTATACCCGTCGCACGATATCGAGACGGGAATGCCGGAAAACGACAACGGTGACCATTTCGCCATGCGTGACTACCACATCCTGTCGATGGATAGCGTAGGAGGGAAAGTGACTGACCACGGCGTGGCTCTCGATGTGAAGGATATTCCCTGGGCTAAGCGCCAATTGTGGGCACCCGATGCAGCCTTCAAGAATGGTACTTACTATCTATATTTTCCTGTAAAGGACAAGCAGGATATTTTTCGCATTGGGGTAGCAACTAGCACTTCGCCTACCGGCCCGTTCAAAGCCGAGCCGCAACCCATCAAAGGCAGCTACAGCATCGACCCAGCCGTGTTTACGGACACCGACGGCAAGGTCTACATGTACTTCGGCGGGATATGGGGCGGACAGCTTCAGCGCTGGCGCACCGCCCAGTACGACTCTACGGTAGCGCCCAGCCAGCCGGCGCAAGAGGTAGCCATTGGTCCCCGCGTAGCCGCCATGAGTGCCGACATGAAGGAGTTTGCCGGCCCAGTGAAGGAAATTCAGATTCTGGGTAAAGACGGCAAGACGCTACTGGCTGGCGACAACGAGAAGCGCTTTTTTGAGGGTGTTTGGATGCACAAATACAACGGCAAGTACTACCTGTCCTACTCCACCGGCGACACGCACCTGCTGGTATATGCCACCGGCGACTCGCCCATTGGCCCCTTCACTTACCAAGGCGTCATCATGGAGCCCGTACAAGGCTGGACTACCCACCATTCCATCATCGAAAAAGACGGCAAGTGGTACATCTTCTACCACGACACGCAGTTATCTGATAAAACTTGGCTGCGCAACGTGAAAGTAACGGAGCTAAAGCGCAATCCGGATGGCAGCATTCAGACTATTCAGCCGATGGGGAAATAGTGAAGTTGTGAGTTTGTAAAGTGTGAAGTGAAAAGCGTCTGTCATCCTGAGCATTCCGCGAATCAAGCGGCGACGAAGGACCTTCTCCCGTAAGAACGAGTCGTTGGTACGCTTGTCGTTCACGCGTGAGAAGGTCCTTCGTCGCCGCTTGATTCGCGGAATGCTCAGGATGACAGACGCTTTTCACTTCACCATTTCCTCCTCTTATTCCTCTTCTAAACTCTCCTTAGTCAAAACGTCAACCAAACCATCTTCACTGACTACAATGGCCATGCAGGGGTAGGGGGAGCTTTGCACGTAGCGGATAGCGGAATTGTAGCGGGCGCCGCGGGTGCTATTGCCGCGCCCCGTGGCCGTGCCATCCAGAATCACGCCGATGGAGTAGCAGTAGGAGTCGGGGTCGAGGAGAACGGCGCCGTCGATGGCCGTGACCAGACGGGTGATGAGGGGCGTAAGCGGCACCGGCTCGATGAGCGTGCATTGCAGCTTCAGGCGGTCGGCTTCGGCCAGGGCCTCGGTGGTGATGACCAGCAGCGTGCCGTGCTTTTGGCGGCTGGCTTCGGCGGCCACTTCCCAAAGGCGTTCCACCTTTTCGGGGTTGGTGAGGTCGAAGGTGCGGCGCAGCTCCTTGCGGAAGCTGCTGCGGTTGAGACGCGCCCGCGCCAGGCTAGGCTGCCCGTAGTGCGTGCGCATCAGCACCTTGCCCGCGTGCTGAAACTCCCAGGCGTAGTGCGTCACGAAGCTAATAACGAATAAATCCTCGCGGCTAGCGTCGTACTGACCAATTTGCCGGCCCAGGGCGTACACGTTTTCACCGTCGGCGAGCAGGCTCACGTCGGGGGTAGTCATTTCCAGCAACTTGCGTACGGCCCGGTAGTCGCTGAGCGGGGTAGGGCAGGTGAGGGCAAACACTTCTTCGAGGTTGGGATGGTGCCGGGCCGCCAGCATCATTTTGCCTACCCCCTCCATGCCCTCGTAGCGCAGCGAGGAAATGGTGTTGAGCGTAGCGTAGAGCTTAGCCTCGGCCTTGCTGATACCCAGGTCCTGGGCAGGCGTCTGCATAAACAGCGTGCCGGCGGCGCGCACCAGCTCGTCGGTTTCGCGGGGGCGCATCAGCAGGCCTGCGCCAGGCTCCGGCTCGCTCAACGACTTGGCACACTCCTCGTGAAAGCGAATAATAGCCGCCTGAATCAGCGACGGTATCACCGGCCGGCCGTTGGTATAGAACCGATCGGGGCGCAGGGTAGGGTGGCGCCGAACGGTCTTGCGATTTAGTTGCAAGATGGGCAGCACATGAAAGCCGTTGATGAGCACTGGCCAGCCGGCAAAAGACGCTCTGGTATGGTGAACCTTATCATGTTCATCCAGAATCTCCTGAATGGCCAAGCGCAGCACATAGCCCTCATAGCGCCGCCGTACGGGCTCCTCGGGCGTCTGCTCGGTGCGCTCGGTCAGGATCCAGCTGCCCCGGTCGTGCAGGCGCTGGCAGCGCGTATGCGCATCGGCAAACGTTACGGGGTCGTAGTCAGAGGTATCGGAGCCGAGCAGGGAGGCCAAGCCAGTGGCGTTATCAATAGCCGGTAAGGCCAATAGCTGCACACGGGGCTGCAAATCTTCGTCCAGTGCGTCAAATACGCCATCCGCAATAGTCTGTGCGGCCTGGCGGAAGTGCGCCTGGTAGGGCCAGATGAGGGTAGGGTCGGGGCTGGGGGTAGGAAGACCTGGCGCGACGGGCGGAGCGGCAAGCAAGGGGAGGGTCGTCAGCATACAACAGCGGGGCAAAAGCGCCGCCTGATACGTAACGGGCAGCGCCCACCGCAGGGAAGCGCGGCAGTTAGATAGCAACCGCCAAAAGCCCCTTCTGGTTGCGCCTATAGCTGAAATACTATGGGGAGTACCATTTTCTGGCGCATGGGCTTGCCCTGAAACCGGGCCGGCTCCCACTTGGGTGCGACTTTGATCAGGCGGATGGCTTCCTCATCTAGCCCCGAGCCCAGACGTTTAGCCACCTTCACATCGGTGAGCGAGCCGTCGGGCTGAATCAGGAACTCCACCATTACCCGGCCCTGAATCTTGCGCTGCCGGGCCAGGGCAGGGTAGCGCTGGT from Hymenobacter aerilatus harbors:
- a CDS encoding RNA polymerase sigma factor; translation: MEAFAYTDINAPLVERCRLGDRRAQAEIYKRYSKAMFNASLRITGDFAEAEDVLQEAFLSAFRELHSYKGDSSFGSWLKRIVINKSINCLRNRRLQVVPLAEQHDAAGADADDYFSEADARELHWRADVVRRCVQELPDGYRVVLSLYLLEGYDHAEIAGILDITESTSKSQYSRARKKLLELARQHGL
- a CDS encoding PaaI family thioesterase, whose product is MADILCLRTVYRLTIMNPAQQTFQRNILSPWKLQLFLLRSLPMAYLAGLRVRSLTAEQATVTIPFKYLTQNPFRSIYFACLSMAAELASGVQAMLHIQGAGRVSMLVVGLEAEFTKKATGLITFTCSDGAAIAQAIAASRATSEGRTVICTSTGRDAVGDVVAVFRVQWSFRAK
- a CDS encoding DNA integrity scanning protein DisA nucleotide-binding domain protein encodes the protein MLTTLPLLAAPPVAPGLPTPSPDPTLIWPYQAHFRQAAQTIADGVFDALDEDLQPRVQLLALPAIDNATGLASLLGSDTSDYDPVTFADAHTRCQRLHDRGSWILTERTEQTPEEPVRRRYEGYVLRLAIQEILDEHDKVHHTRASFAGWPVLINGFHVLPILQLNRKTVRRHPTLRPDRFYTNGRPVIPSLIQAAIIRFHEECAKSLSEPEPGAGLLMRPRETDELVRAAGTLFMQTPAQDLGISKAEAKLYATLNTISSLRYEGMEGVGKMMLAARHHPNLEEVFALTCPTPLSDYRAVRKLLEMTTPDVSLLADGENVYALGRQIGQYDASREDLFVISFVTHYAWEFQHAGKVLMRTHYGQPSLARARLNRSSFRKELRRTFDLTNPEKVERLWEVAAEASRQKHGTLLVITTEALAEADRLKLQCTLIEPVPLTPLITRLVTAIDGAVLLDPDSYCYSIGVILDGTATGRGNSTRGARYNSAIRYVQSSPYPCMAIVVSEDGLVDVLTKESLEEE
- a CDS encoding glycoside hydrolase family 43 protein; this encodes MHYPHSYLLLGALLSLAACESNSTKQPETAAATTTTTAAADSSKYLTQPLVRDIYTADPSAHVFNGKIYVYPSHDIETGMPENDNGDHFAMRDYHILSMDSVGGKVTDHGVALDVKDIPWAKRQLWAPDAAFKNGTYYLYFPVKDKQDIFRIGVATSTSPTGPFKAEPQPIKGSYSIDPAVFTDTDGKVYMYFGGIWGGQLQRWRTAQYDSTVAPSQPAQEVAIGPRVAAMSADMKEFAGPVKEIQILGKDGKTLLAGDNEKRFFEGVWMHKYNGKYYLSYSTGDTHLLVYATGDSPIGPFTYQGVIMEPVQGWTTHHSIIEKDGKWYIFYHDTQLSDKTWLRNVKVTELKRNPDGSIQTIQPMGK